In Magnolia sinica isolate HGM2019 chromosome 12, MsV1, whole genome shotgun sequence, a single genomic region encodes these proteins:
- the LOC131220695 gene encoding protein EPIDERMAL PATTERNING FACTOR 1: MRFCMSSAVLLGLLLLLPMVALSRSIGRSHSRHSHHHPTRPTGGDAATSMGKVYYYNQERRMRSGTLEIAGSRLPDCSHACGSCKPCRLVMVSFMCASLEEAETCPMAYKCMCNSKSYPVP, encoded by the exons ATGAGGTTTTGCATGAGCAGTGCTGTCCTTCTGgggcttcttctccttcttccaatGGTTGCATTATCAAGATCCATTGGACGGTCTCACTCAC GTCacagccatcatcatccaacacgGCCAACAGGTGGAGATGCTGCTACTTCGATGGGAAAAGTCTACTACTACAACCAGGAAAGGAGGATGAGGTCCGGGACTCTTGAGATTGCAGGCTCTAGATTGCCTGATTGCTCGCATGCATGTGGGTCATGCAAGCCATGCCGGCTAGTGATGGTGAGCTTCATGTGCGCTTCTTTGGAAGAGGCAGAGACATGTCCTATGGCTTACAAATGCATGTGTAATAGCAAATCATACCCAGTTCCTTGA
- the LOC131221969 gene encoding uncharacterized protein LOC131221969 isoform X3 yields the protein MISLLDIIISLNLMSHNQLYRSLVGPDGWCIHYEKTTRTCSIYPDRPYFCRVEPEIFQDLYGINEKRFNKEACSFCRDTIKAIYGAHSQELDNFNCTVRKSDV from the exons ATGATTAGCCTCCTTGACATTATTATATCCCTCAATCTAATGTCCCATAACCAG CTTTATAGGAGTTTGGTAGGTCCTGATGGATGGTGCATACACTATGAGAAAACCACACGTACATGCTCCATTTACCCTG ACAGACCATATTTTTGTCGAGTTGAACCAGAAATATTTCAAGACTTGTATGGCATTAACGAGAAGAGATTCAACAAGGAAGCATGCAG CTTTTGCAGGGATACTATCAAAGCAATCTATGGTGCACATTCACAGGAGTTGGATAATTTCAATTGTACTGTAAGGAAGTCAGATGTTTAG